In a single window of the Nocardioides sp. L-11A genome:
- a CDS encoding amidohydrolase family protein, which translates to MADEANAREFLVQRMYPYEAALSASDVELSARLAAREMLRHGTTCFVDPGNVHPHSTLTGIAPVGIRAVLARSAFDLAGSEFGAIPAELISTPEQAADEAGALIESYRGELGGRVDVSVSFRGLNNSSDELIGGLLAVSAEHDAVLQMHACFAQSTHDSSIGKFGEPEIERLDRLGALGPRTLIAHAGWLEPHEVRLIRDSGSSVTLNPSSSMHNGYGVIKMGMVPEMLADGVNIGLGCDHASSGSVDMVREMFLATCGYKEVRLIPRVMPPETALEMATINAARAIGRSHDLGSLEVGKRADLVLFDADAPAWVPLHNPVSNLVYSATGATVSTVFVDGERVVDEGRLTGLDEAELLAQVRDLLPEFTQRLELEPLTTALWPQE; encoded by the coding sequence CTGGCCGACGAGGCGAACGCACGAGAGTTCCTCGTCCAGCGCATGTACCCCTACGAGGCGGCTCTGTCGGCGTCTGACGTCGAGCTGAGTGCCCGCCTCGCCGCCCGGGAGATGCTGCGACACGGCACGACGTGCTTCGTCGACCCCGGCAACGTGCACCCGCACAGCACCCTGACCGGCATCGCGCCGGTCGGCATCCGCGCAGTGCTGGCCAGGAGCGCGTTCGACCTGGCGGGATCGGAGTTCGGTGCTATCCCGGCCGAGCTGATCTCGACTCCCGAGCAGGCCGCCGACGAGGCCGGCGCTCTGATCGAGTCCTACCGGGGCGAGCTCGGCGGCCGTGTCGACGTGTCGGTCTCCTTCCGCGGGCTCAACAACTCCAGCGATGAGCTCATCGGCGGATTGCTGGCGGTCAGCGCGGAGCACGACGCGGTTCTCCAGATGCACGCCTGCTTCGCGCAGTCGACACACGACTCCTCGATCGGCAAGTTCGGCGAGCCCGAGATCGAACGGCTCGATCGCCTTGGTGCTCTGGGCCCGCGAACGTTGATCGCGCACGCAGGTTGGCTGGAGCCGCACGAGGTGCGGCTGATCCGTGACTCCGGGAGCAGCGTGACGCTGAATCCGAGCTCGAGCATGCACAACGGCTACGGCGTGATCAAGATGGGCATGGTCCCGGAGATGCTGGCCGACGGTGTCAACATCGGGCTCGGCTGCGACCACGCGTCGTCGGGATCGGTCGACATGGTGCGCGAGATGTTCCTCGCGACGTGCGGCTACAAGGAGGTCCGGCTGATCCCCCGAGTCATGCCGCCGGAGACCGCCCTGGAGATGGCCACGATCAATGCCGCCCGGGCGATCGGTCGCAGTCATGACCTGGGATCGCTCGAGGTCGGGAAACGAGCAGACCTCGTGCTGTTCGACGCCGACGCGCCCGCGTGGGTCCCTCTGCACAACCCCGTGTCGAACCTCGTGTACTCCGCCACTGGGGCGACTGTCTCGACGGTCTTCGTCGACGGCGAGCGCGTCGTTGACGAAGGTCGTCTGACCGGTCTCGACGAGGCAGAGCTGCTGGCTCAGGTCCGCGACCTGCTGCCGGAATTCACCCAGCGGCTAGAACTCGAGCCGCTGACGACCGCGCTGTGGCCGCAAGAGTGA
- a CDS encoding NAD(P)/FAD-dependent oxidoreductase: MANLRRVDVVIVGAGMAGLYSAFLLRAKGLSVRVLEAGSGVGGTWFWNRYPGARCDIDSVDYSYSFSSELENEWDWKERYASQPELEAYFNHVADRFELRELIDFDTQVRSAVFDEAEHEWTVGTGDDTYRARFVVMATGPLSQPYRPDLPGLDDFVGRVLHSAQWPEEPVDFTGRRVGIIGTGSTGIQMIPLIARQAEHLHVFQRTPNYSVPARNCAMTSEQLAQVRATYRERRRLARESKAGFPPRTPEISARSALEVTEEQRREVYELMWEQGGGLAFRAAFADLSTSEDANETAAEFIRDKIRQTVTRPEVAELLVPHDHPYAAKRPPVDIEYYETFNRDDVSLIDVRADPIEAITADGLRTRDRHFTFDDLVLATGFDAVTGALSRIDIRGVRGETLQDAWADGPRTLLGMATAGFPNLFLVNGPGSPAAFTNIALHTEVNVEWLAGLIESATSAGSTWVEPRREAVDGWAETVREAADATLYPRAESWYLGANIPGKPRVFMFYVGGLDRFSALLRQEAAGGYPQFALRGHDRQEESA; this comes from the coding sequence ATGGCGAATCTGCGCCGCGTCGACGTCGTCATCGTCGGCGCTGGAATGGCGGGCTTGTACTCAGCCTTTCTGTTGAGGGCCAAGGGGCTGTCCGTCCGGGTGCTCGAGGCCGGAAGCGGGGTCGGCGGCACGTGGTTCTGGAACCGCTATCCGGGTGCTCGCTGCGACATCGACAGCGTTGACTACTCCTACTCCTTCTCCTCCGAGCTCGAGAACGAGTGGGACTGGAAGGAGCGCTATGCCTCCCAGCCGGAACTTGAGGCCTACTTCAACCACGTGGCCGACCGGTTCGAGCTGCGCGAGCTGATCGACTTCGACACGCAGGTACGCAGCGCCGTCTTCGACGAGGCCGAGCACGAGTGGACGGTGGGAACCGGCGACGACACTTACCGCGCCCGTTTCGTGGTCATGGCCACCGGCCCTCTGTCGCAGCCCTACCGTCCCGACCTGCCGGGCCTGGACGACTTCGTCGGCCGGGTGCTGCACTCGGCCCAGTGGCCCGAGGAACCGGTGGACTTCACGGGCCGCCGCGTCGGCATCATCGGCACCGGTTCGACCGGGATCCAGATGATCCCGCTCATCGCCCGGCAGGCGGAGCACCTCCATGTGTTCCAGCGGACTCCCAACTACAGCGTGCCCGCGCGCAACTGCGCGATGACCTCTGAGCAGCTGGCGCAGGTGCGCGCGACGTACCGCGAGCGTCGCCGGTTGGCCCGCGAATCCAAGGCCGGCTTCCCGCCGCGCACGCCAGAGATCAGCGCGCGATCGGCGCTGGAGGTCACCGAGGAGCAACGGCGCGAGGTCTACGAACTCATGTGGGAGCAGGGCGGTGGCCTGGCGTTTCGGGCCGCGTTCGCCGATCTCAGCACGAGCGAGGACGCCAACGAGACCGCGGCCGAGTTCATCCGCGACAAGATCCGCCAGACGGTGACGCGGCCCGAGGTCGCCGAACTGCTGGTGCCGCACGATCACCCCTATGCCGCCAAGCGCCCGCCCGTCGACATCGAGTACTACGAGACCTTCAACCGCGACGACGTCAGCCTGATCGACGTCCGGGCCGACCCGATCGAGGCCATCACCGCTGACGGCCTGCGGACGCGGGACCGCCACTTCACCTTCGACGACCTGGTGCTCGCGACCGGCTTCGACGCTGTGACCGGCGCCCTGTCCCGCATCGACATCCGCGGCGTGCGCGGCGAGACCCTTCAGGATGCCTGGGCGGACGGTCCCCGCACGCTGCTCGGCATGGCGACGGCGGGCTTTCCGAACCTGTTCCTGGTCAACGGTCCCGGCAGTCCAGCCGCCTTCACGAACATTGCCCTGCACACGGAGGTCAACGTCGAGTGGCTGGCCGGCCTGATCGAGAGCGCCACGTCCGCGGGGTCGACATGGGTCGAACCGCGCCGGGAAGCCGTCGACGGCTGGGCCGAGACGGTGCGCGAAGCCGCTGACGCGACCCTCTATCCCCGGGCGGAGTCCTGGTACCTCGGCGCGAACATCCCGGGCAAGCCTCGCGTGTTCATGTTCTACGTCGGCGGGCTCGATCGCTTCTCCGCCCTACTCCGCCAGGAGGCCGCGGGCGGCTATCCCCAGTTCGCCTTGCGCGGACACGACAGACAAGAGGAGTCCGCATGA
- a CDS encoding alpha/beta fold hydrolase, whose product MVERFATVGSFRIRFLDNEVGEAAEVVVLLHDGAWGASADVTWQRTFAHLPADVRVIAPDLLGFGGSDKAVFLDRSPYGFRALAVFDLLDHVGITGRVHLVGNSFGGSVALRALELPQADERLASVTTISGTGGPWRTPLALRELGTFDGTTADMDRLMRLVTEPFVGWHAYLGERVAWAKAPGHFQSMMAPHHKPAPAHQVARPADPFPASLVDVTIPVHIIAGLRDPLVEPGWASLLAASFASEVRVSEMDASHSPNLSHPQETWQLVWDFVCSVR is encoded by the coding sequence ATGGTCGAGAGGTTCGCGACGGTCGGGTCGTTCCGTATCCGCTTCCTCGACAACGAGGTGGGCGAAGCCGCCGAGGTGGTCGTCCTGCTCCATGACGGAGCGTGGGGTGCCAGCGCCGATGTCACGTGGCAGCGGACGTTCGCTCATCTGCCGGCCGACGTCCGCGTCATCGCGCCGGACCTGCTCGGATTCGGGGGCAGCGACAAGGCGGTCTTCCTCGATCGGTCACCCTACGGATTCCGTGCACTTGCGGTGTTCGACCTGCTCGACCACGTCGGGATCACCGGTCGGGTGCACCTGGTGGGCAACTCCTTCGGAGGTTCCGTCGCGCTGCGCGCCCTCGAGCTGCCCCAGGCGGACGAGCGGTTGGCATCGGTCACGACGATCTCCGGTACGGGCGGTCCCTGGCGCACTCCGCTCGCGCTGCGGGAGCTGGGTACGTTCGACGGCACCACGGCCGACATGGACCGGCTGATGCGCCTGGTCACAGAGCCGTTCGTGGGTTGGCATGCCTACCTGGGCGAGCGGGTCGCCTGGGCCAAGGCGCCGGGTCATTTCCAGAGCATGATGGCCCCGCACCACAAACCCGCACCGGCGCACCAGGTCGCGCGGCCGGCCGATCCGTTCCCGGCCTCACTCGTCGATGTCACGATTCCGGTGCACATCATCGCGGGTCTGCGTGATCCGCTGGTCGAGCCTGGCTGGGCCTCGCTGTTGGCGGCCTCGTTCGCGAGCGAGGTGCGCGTGAGTGAGATGGACGCGAGCCATAGTCCGAACCTGTCGCATCCGCAGGAGACGTGGCAGCTCGTGTGGGACTTCGTGTGCAGCGTCCGATGA
- a CDS encoding dihydrodipicolinate synthase family protein, with amino-acid sequence MRHAPPISGVIPAHLTPMLADGAIDWTALGDHVRWLAGIDGVRWITTTAHASEVATLDDDERQRLIGAVATSLGDDIGVVAGIYEDGSARAARQARLAVDAGARALLLFPSGTFAGGGPSHPRTQVAHYETIAEAVDVPLIIFKYAVSSPLTMTAATVLEILARIPNVTAVKEWSYDIVEYEDTYRAVKEVRPDVSVLSSFSRSLLSSLVVGSDGVLSAHGSIVGDLQAELWTMVQNRDLDRARDLWDRIYPLAAACYRQPFLDQHNRMKTVLGLLGRIPMGSTFVRAPLTTLPPDELAELERACLAAGLSA; translated from the coding sequence ATGAGGCACGCGCCGCCGATCTCCGGGGTGATTCCGGCCCACCTGACCCCCATGCTCGCCGATGGCGCGATCGACTGGACGGCCCTGGGCGACCATGTCCGTTGGCTGGCTGGCATCGACGGCGTGCGCTGGATCACGACCACGGCACACGCGTCGGAGGTGGCGACGCTTGATGATGACGAAAGGCAGCGGCTCATCGGCGCCGTCGCCACGAGCCTGGGTGACGACATCGGCGTGGTCGCCGGCATCTACGAGGACGGCAGCGCTCGGGCGGCTCGACAGGCGCGGCTCGCGGTCGACGCCGGCGCGCGGGCCCTCCTGCTGTTCCCTTCTGGGACGTTCGCCGGGGGTGGACCGAGCCACCCACGCACCCAGGTCGCGCACTACGAGACGATCGCCGAAGCGGTCGACGTGCCGCTGATCATCTTCAAGTACGCCGTCAGCTCACCGCTCACCATGACGGCCGCCACCGTGCTGGAGATCCTCGCACGGATCCCCAACGTGACCGCGGTCAAGGAATGGTCCTACGACATCGTGGAGTACGAGGACACCTACCGCGCCGTCAAGGAGGTGCGGCCCGACGTGTCCGTCCTGAGCAGCTTCAGCCGTTCGCTCCTGTCCTCACTCGTCGTCGGGAGCGACGGCGTGCTCTCCGCACACGGGAGCATCGTGGGCGATCTCCAGGCCGAGTTGTGGACGATGGTGCAGAACCGTGACCTCGACCGGGCTCGCGACCTCTGGGATCGCATCTACCCGCTGGCGGCAGCCTGCTACCGGCAGCCCTTCCTGGATCAGCACAACCGGATGAAGACGGTGCTCGGACTCCTCGGCCGCATTCCGATGGGGTCCACATTCGTACGAGCGCCCCTGACGACCTTGCCGCCCGACGAACTCGCCGAGCTCGAGCGCGCCTGCCTGGCCGCGGGTCTGTCGGCATAG
- a CDS encoding NAD(P)/FAD-dependent oxidoreductase: MNSAAPAHRAPGHRVAIIGAGFSGIAAAVALSRRGIDYVVFESAEGIGGTWWKNRYPGAEVDLESHVYSFSFERSDWTRTHAGWQELQRYLEDTAAKWGVTPRVRLNTKVEEVRWDEASATHTLRTADGDEHGPFVAVISAVGFLNIPAVPPFARGETAFEGDLCHTSTWPEGLSMDGRSVAVVGTGSSAVQIIQEAARAAREVKIFQLEPNWLLPKDAREFTPRERRLNRLAPVYAWRRLRLYLDYDLRQFRSGHARVGGRANTRRKQASLEFLRTSLAGHPELIEHATPNFPFEARRTVISDTYYPALLDPKVTLVPHGVKELTRTGVVDANGDEHDLDLVVLATGFDAANYLGNFRVYGEGGRSLHDHWQGEPEAFLGLMVPGFPNFFMMYGPNTNSIPLVHFYEAQARFAASLIARLDGEHRRIRLREDAMRRFNSWIQRRLRRTVWAATDNYFQAGSGKIVSQWPEGPTAYILATRLLRRWAVRVD, translated from the coding sequence GTGAACTCAGCAGCACCCGCGCACCGGGCACCGGGACACCGGGTCGCGATCATCGGGGCCGGCTTCAGCGGCATCGCCGCTGCCGTCGCGCTGAGCCGGCGCGGCATCGACTACGTCGTCTTCGAGTCGGCCGAGGGCATCGGCGGCACCTGGTGGAAGAACCGGTACCCCGGGGCCGAGGTCGACCTGGAGTCGCACGTCTACTCGTTCTCCTTCGAGCGCAGCGACTGGACCCGCACCCACGCCGGGTGGCAGGAGCTCCAGCGCTATCTGGAGGACACCGCCGCGAAGTGGGGCGTGACCCCACGCGTCCGGCTGAACACGAAGGTGGAGGAGGTCCGCTGGGACGAGGCCTCCGCGACCCACACCCTACGGACCGCCGACGGCGACGAGCACGGGCCGTTCGTCGCGGTGATCAGCGCCGTGGGCTTCCTCAACATCCCCGCCGTTCCGCCCTTCGCGCGCGGCGAGACCGCCTTCGAGGGCGACCTCTGCCACACCTCCACCTGGCCCGAGGGCCTGAGCATGGACGGCCGCTCGGTCGCCGTCGTCGGTACCGGGAGCTCGGCGGTCCAGATCATCCAGGAGGCCGCCCGCGCGGCCCGCGAGGTGAAGATCTTCCAGCTCGAGCCCAACTGGCTGCTGCCCAAGGACGCGCGGGAGTTCACCCCGCGTGAGCGCCGGCTCAACCGGCTCGCCCCGGTCTACGCGTGGCGTCGGCTGCGCCTCTACCTCGACTACGACCTGCGCCAGTTCCGCTCCGGCCATGCCCGCGTCGGCGGCCGCGCGAACACCCGGCGCAAGCAGGCGTCCCTCGAGTTCCTGCGCACGTCGCTGGCCGGTCACCCCGAGCTCATCGAGCACGCCACCCCGAACTTCCCCTTCGAGGCCCGGCGCACCGTCATCAGCGACACCTACTACCCGGCCCTGCTCGACCCCAAGGTCACCCTGGTCCCGCACGGCGTCAAGGAGCTCACCCGCACGGGCGTCGTCGATGCCAACGGCGACGAGCACGACCTCGACCTGGTCGTGTTGGCGACCGGCTTCGACGCGGCCAACTACCTCGGCAACTTCCGGGTGTACGGCGAGGGTGGCCGCTCGCTGCACGACCACTGGCAGGGCGAGCCCGAGGCGTTCCTCGGCCTGATGGTCCCCGGATTCCCGAACTTCTTCATGATGTACGGCCCCAACACCAACTCGATCCCGCTCGTGCACTTCTACGAGGCGCAGGCCAGGTTCGCGGCGAGCCTGATCGCCCGCCTCGACGGCGAGCACCGCCGGATCCGGCTGCGCGAGGACGCCATGCGCCGGTTCAACAGCTGGATCCAGCGCCGGCTGCGGCGCACCGTCTGGGCCGCGACGGACAACTACTTCCAGGCCGGCAGCGGCAAGATCGTCTCCCAGTGGCCGGAGGGGCCGACCGCGTACATCCTCGCCACGCGGCTGCTGCGCCGGTGGGCGGTGCGGGTCGACTGA